The Fortiea contorta PCC 7126 genome has a segment encoding these proteins:
- a CDS encoding superoxide dismutase yields MTINRRHFLFLLAAGTSSFALDACALAQTSPAGNSSSPSTTPEAAGVIKLPPLPYPYEALEPHIDAKTMQFHHDKHHAAYIKNLNAALDKHPELKNRSVEELLRKLDRVPEDIRKTVRNNGGGHVNHTMFWEIMKPNGGGEPTGEIANAINQNFGSFAAFKKQFNEAGASRFGSGWVWLVRNKNGKLEVTSTANQDSPLTEGKYPILGNDVWEHAYYLNYQNRRADYLDAWWNVVNWEEINKRLAAASKFA; encoded by the coding sequence ATGACTATTAATCGGCGCCATTTTCTGTTTTTACTCGCAGCAGGTACAAGTAGTTTTGCGTTAGATGCTTGTGCTTTGGCTCAGACTTCTCCTGCTGGAAACTCAAGCAGTCCCAGTACAACGCCAGAAGCAGCAGGGGTGATTAAACTACCGCCGTTACCCTACCCATACGAAGCGCTAGAACCACACATCGATGCGAAAACGATGCAATTTCACCATGATAAGCATCATGCAGCTTACATCAAAAATCTGAATGCAGCCTTAGATAAACACCCAGAATTGAAAAATCGCAGTGTGGAAGAACTGTTACGCAAACTTGACAGAGTACCGGAAGATATTCGCAAAACAGTACGCAACAATGGCGGTGGACACGTCAATCACACAATGTTTTGGGAAATCATGAAGCCCAATGGTGGTGGAGAGCCGACTGGTGAAATTGCTAATGCAATCAATCAAAATTTTGGCAGTTTCGCAGCTTTCAAAAAACAATTCAATGAAGCTGGCGCTAGTCGTTTTGGTAGTGGTTGGGTTTGGCTGGTTCGTAATAAAAATGGCAAGCTAGAAGTCACATCTACAGCTAACCAAGATAGTCCTTTGACTGAAGGAAAATACCCCATTTTAGGCAATGATGTATGGGAACACGCCTACTACCTCAACTACCAAAATCGCCGCGCTGATTACTTAGATGCTTGGTGGAATGTGGTGAATTGGGAGGAGATTAATAAGCGGTTGGCTGCAGCTAGTAAATTTGCTTAA